The genomic interval TGCTCGACCAGGCCGGCGAGCCGGGCCGCCGCCATCGGCGCCTCGACCACGGCGAGTACCTCGGGCCGGCGTCGCCAGTGTGCCGGCAGCGCGGCGTGGTAGGTCAGCGGACCGCCGAGCGCCCGGTGGGCGGCGTGCAGCAGCGCGGCGCCGACCTCCGGCTCGGCGGCCAGGTCGAACCGTTCCAGCCACGGTGCGCCGACCGCACCGGGCAGCAGTAGCCAGGCAGCCCGGCCGACGACCCGGCCATCTCTGAGGGCGACCCAGGTGCGCTCGGGGCGGTAGCCGCCGCCGGCCAGCCCGTCGGCGTAGCCGACCTGGCGCAGTTGGGGCAGTGGATCGGGCATGGAGTCGAAGAGACTTTCCTCGCCCGCGACGAGCGGGCGGACGACCAGATCGGTCATGGCGTGATCCTCGCAGAAAGCGGGCGCCCCGCTCAGATCCGCGTGGACGCCGGTGCGCGGAGGGGGCGCAGAACATCGGACATTGTTCTGACCTCCTTCCGGCTCGTCGGCGTACCGGGAAGTTAGCGGGGCGCAGCTGCCGGCCGCAACGCAATTAGCCGTCCTCCGGGCAGCCCCCGGGCGGCTGGTCTGGTCGGCGGGAAAAACGGCCCTCGGCGGATTGCCGGCGACGGCTCGGGGAAGTCCGAGGGTCGGCAGGTGGGGAGGTGTGTGCCCGATGGGTCGTGGATCGAGCAGCAGCGACGGTGTCGCGGGACGGCTCAGGGCGGTTCGGAACCGTACGAAGCGTCGGCGGTTCCGGTTCGCCAGGAGGGCCGAGGAGTTGGCAGCCCAACTCGGGGTACTGATAGGGCGGAAAGCCGTCAAGGCGGGCCGGAAACGCCCGCGCAAGACCGAACGGGGTGGCCGGCACGTGACGCGCAGTGCGAGTGCGCAGACCCGTACGGTCAAGTCGACGCGGGTCAGCCGGCGGCAGGGCCGGAAGATCGGACGCGGCCGCAAGCGGATCCGCCCCGGTTGAGCGGGACCCGCCCCGGTTGACCGGCCGTCGCGTCACCGCTTCCTGCGGAAGCGCAGCACCTCGCGCATGAGGAGCACCCCTACCAGGGTGGGCAGCATCGCGAGAGCGCCAAACCCGTAGCCGATCCATTCCAGCCACGGTCGCGGTGCCACGTCGGCGCGGGCCAACTGTCGACTGCTGCGGTTGTATCCCAGGTCCCCGACCCGCACCGTCTTACCGATGTCCGCCGAGTTGAAGACCACGCCGATCGTCATCCCCTCGATCTCGGTGCCCTCCCAGACGACCTTCACCTGGCAGCTCTCCCAGTAGCCGAAGCCCCGGTTGGTGACGGGACCTCGCTCGACGCACGAGCTGACCGTGGCCTCGCCCTCGCGATCGGCGTCTGCCATGTCGTTGGCGGACATCCGGCCCAGCGTGACCCCGACCCCGAGCAGGCCGGCAGCCAAGGCCAGTACGCCGAGGGTGAACAGCAGTGACGACAGGAACCCGGCCTTGCGTTGCACCACCTGCGCACCGAGCGCCGGTACGTCGGCGTTCCGCTCGGCCTCCTTCCGATCGAGTTCTCGCTCCTGCTCCTTGATCTCGGCGAGACGTTTGGCGATGCGGTCGTCCAGCGGTTCCACAATGCCTCCCGTCAGAGCGGAAGTTCGATGGGTGTTGGGGTCGGGTTGTCTCCGCGCAGTGTATCCCCGGCCTGACCCGTATTCTGTGCGCCGTTCGTCTGGCTCGCGGAACGGGCGGTGTTCTGGGCTACCTTGTCGACCGTGCCGTAAACCGCAGTATGGCCCCGACCGATCGTGTCGAACGCCCCTCTGAACCCGCTCATACCGCTTCCGCCGGCCTCTCCCACGGCCTGGAGGCGGAACGCCTCGAGCAGCAGGGTGCCGTTGTTGGCCTGGCGAATCTGGGCCAGGATGCCGTTGCACCTGCCGGCGATCATGCTGATGCGATTGATCGCCTCGAAGAGACGCTCAAGCAAATTCAGGATCTTGCTGCTGGCCTTGCCGACCAGGATCGCAACCTCGGCAGCGACTTTGGGAATCAGCACCACGGTGAGGGCCTGGACCGCCTTGGAGATGCAGGCTCCAACAACCTCCGCCACGATGTCGCGGATGGTGTTACGGATGATGCCAACCATGGCGCCGACGATGGTAGTCGCCTTGCTCATGGCGTCGGCAATCTTGCCGAGAGACTGCACCGACTCCGCATGGGTTCGGGCGCGCTGCCGGTAGGCTGCCGCTGCCTGCGACGTCCAGGCCGCTGTGCTCCGGTTGACCTCGTCGACGAAGAAGTCAGTGGCCTCGTAGATGCGCTGCTCGATGTTGTACCAGGTTTGGGCGTGCCCTTCGATCGCTTTCGGGTCGCCGGCGAGCTTGTCCAGGGGTTCCCGGAGGAAGCTGACGTGCTCCATCAGCCAGCCGACACCGGCAGCGAAGACTGCCTGGAGCGGGTCCATGATCGCACCAATGGCGGAGAGGCCGCCCGCCAGGGCGTTGCCCCCAGCACCAAGCCAATCTCCGCCCCTCAGGTTGTCCACCACGCCGCAGGCCGACTCGAAGATGCCGGCGCCCTCGTACCCCTTCGTCTCGCCCTCGGGCGCGACGACGGAGGCTCGGGTGAAGGCCGCGTCCGTACTCATCGGCCGCCCGCCTCCTTGATCCGGGTCGCCGCCGCACCGTCGGTGATGTCGACGTTGTCGGCCAGCGCGCGGAGCAGCTCCGCCAGGTGGGTGGTCGCGTCAGCCCCGTTGCGGATCTCCGTCAACGCGTAGTCGGAGAGCGGGTCGATGATCGGCAGGAAGAGCGGGCTGCACAGGACGCCGTAGACCTCGTCGTGCAGGCTGACGTACTCGGCCCCGGCGGCGGCTTCCCCGCACATCCGGCCGGCCTCCTCCACCATCTGGGCATGCTTGCGGACCTCGGCCGTCGACAGTCTGATGTCGCTCATCGGTGGTCACGCTCCTCGTCCTCCGGCGGTTCCGGAAACTGCTTGGTGTATGCGCCGCCGATGAAGGAGGCGGTCTCGGAGCCCGCGCCGTAGAGGCTGCTCACCACGGCGACCATCTGCTGCGCCATCTTCGCCTGGGCGCGCCGGCTGGTGTCGAGAATGATCGAGGCGAGTTCGTCGGCGGAGAGTCGCATCGCCTGGTTGCTGAGGCGTAGTTCGGCCATCCCGCCCGACGAGTCGACGGTGACGACGGCTTCGCCGCCCCGTGACTCCACAGTCGCCCTGTTCTGTTCCATCCGCTGACTGAGCTCGGTGGTGAGTGCCGTCTGCTGCTCCACACGCCGCTGCCAGTCGACGAGCATGCCTTCCGGGTCCCCCCGCACAAGTCCTCCCTCGGTGGCTGTCGCGGGTAGTTTAGACAAATCCCGCGAGCCCGAAATCCCATTGACATATCTAGATGGCTGGGGTGTCGTCCGCACGGGCGGCGGCTCCGGCTCTCCGCCACCGGCCACTGTGTCGCGTCCCGGCTGGCGTGCTCCTGCTTGGCGTGCTCCTGCCGCAAGGAGCGAGCGGCACGCCGCCGTCGTACCGGGCGGGGGCCGGGGGGCCGTGCGATCATGGCGTCGACCGACCCGACGGTGCGGAGGCGGCATGTCCCAGCAGTACGACTCGATCGGCGAACTCTACGAGCGGGCCAAGCACCTCCCGATCGGGCAGGCCGAAGAGAGCACCCTACGGTCCGCACTCCCGGATCTGGCCGGCAGGTCGGTGCTGGACGTCGGCTCCGGAACCGGCTTCTATCCCCGGCTCTTCAGCCGGCTCGGTGCCGTCCGGGTGATCGGGGTGGACGCGTCGCCGGAGATGGTGGCCCATGCCCGCCGGGTGGAGGCGGACGATCCGCTCGGCATCAGCTACCAGGTACACGACGCCGCGGCGTTGCCGAAGCTCGGCGAGTTCGACGTGGTGACCGCCGTCTGGCTGCTCGGTTACGCCCCGGGCGAGGCGGCCCTGGACGGCATGCTCGGCCAGCTGGTGGCGAACCTCGCGCCCGGTGGCACCCTGCTCGTGCTGGTGCCCAACCCCGACCTGGACTGGGCGCGGCTGGACATCTTCCCGCGCTACGGGATCACCGCCACGAAGACGGCACCCTCGCACGGTCGGCAGGGCTATGCCGTGCACATCGACGGGGAGCCGCCGATCGACTTCGAGGGCTTCTCCTGGCCACCGGGGGTCATCGAGGCCGCCCTGCACCGGGCCGGTCTGGCCGACGTACGCCGGCATCCGCCGGTCGTCGCCGCGGAGCTGCTCGCCGAACGCGGCCCGGACTACTGGACCGACCTGCTGGCGAACCCGACGTTCGCCGTCTTCACCGCCGTCCGTCCCGGCTAGCCGACCCCGCCCGTCCCGCAGCCGCACGCCGAGGGGTCAGCCGGGCGGCATCACGAACCGGCCGTCGACGGTCCGCTCCAGGGGCGCCACCGCCACCACCGCGTCGAGGTTGATCGGGCCGTAGATGTGCGGGAAGAAGATCCCCGGCTCGACCTCGTCGTCGCGTACCGGGGAGACGAGGCGGTCCGGGTCGATGTGCAGCAGCAGCAGCGGACCCGCGTCCGCGTAGGCGGCCTCGGCCACGCCGAGCACCTGACCTCGGCGGGAGGCGTGGATGAACCCCTCGTCGGCGAGGCTCCGCCCCCGGGTCGAGACCCGGTAGTCGCCGGACTCCTGCGCCGCCGCCCAGTCCGACGCCTCGGCGATGTGGAAGATCACCCTGGTGACTGTACCGGGACCGACCGGTGGCGCCGGTGGATTGCCGGACGGTGGTCCATCCCTGGTGGTCGGAGGCGGTCCGGTCCCTGATCGTCGGAGCCGGTTTAGTCGCGGTGCGCCGGGGCAAGGAGGGCAAATGTCTCCGCGTCCCAGTCTCCTCGCCGACAACACGCTGCGGCTCGCCGTCGAGGGCTACGGCTGGCTGCCCAACCTCCGCCGCCGTCAGCAGGCCGAGGTCGTCCAGACCCGGCTGCTGGGGCAGCCGGCGGTGGCGTTGCGCGGCCCGGAGGCGGCCCGGTTCTTCTACGACGAGGAGCACGTCCGGCGGCACGGGGCGATTCCCGGGCCGGTGCAGGACACCCTCTTCGGCCGGCGTGCGGTGCACACCCTCGACGGCGCCGACCACCGGCACCGCAAGGCGATCTTCACGTCGCTGCTCACCCCCGACGCGATCACCACCCTCCAGGGGTACGCCGGCACGGCGTGGGACGAGACCGTCGACCGCTGGCCGTCCTGGCAGCCGGTCGTACTCTTCGAAGAGGTCAGCCGGGTCCTCACCCGGGCTGTCTGCCGCTGGGTGGGCGTGCCGGTGGCCGAGCCGGAGGTCGCTCCGCTGGCCGCCGACATGGTGGCGCTGGTGGACGGCTTCGGCAGCCTCGGCCCCCGGCACTGGCGGGCCCGGCAGGCGCGGGGCCGGCGGGAACGCTGGCTGGCCGAGCTGGTCGAGCAGGTCCGGCAGGGACGGCGGGCCGTCGACGCCGGGTCGGCTTTCGAGGTGATCACCCACTATCGGGGTGCCGACGGCGAGCAGCTCGATCCCCGGCTCGCGGCGGTGGAGATCCTCAACCTGGTCCGGCCGACGGTCGCGGTCTGCTGGTTCGTCAGCTTCGCGGCGCACGCCCTGCACCGCTGGCCGGACCTCCGGGAGCGGCTGCGTTCCGGCAGCAGCGAGTACGTCACGGCGTTCGGGCACGAGGTCCGCCGCTTCTATCCGTTCGCGCCGTTCGTCGCCGGCCACGCCGTACGGGACCTCAGCTGGCGGGACGTACCCATCCCGGCCGGCTCGCTGGTGATGCTCGACCTGTACGGGCAGAACCACGACCCGCAGCTGTGGCCGGACCCGTACGTCTTCGACCCGGAGCGGTTCCTCGGGCGGGAGATCGGCGCGTTCGAGCTGGTACCGCAGGGCGGCGGCGATCCGCGTACCGGCCACCGCTGTCCGGGCGAGACGACCACCGTGGCGCTGCTGGACGTGCTCACCAGTCGGCTGGCCGAGCTGGACTACCAGGTACCCGAGCAGGATCTCAGGATCTCGCTGAGCCGGGTACCGACCCGGCCGCGCAGCGGCTTCGTCCTCGTCCGGGGCTGACCGTCGGGTGCGGCGGCGGCCCGTTTGGCCGCCCCGATCGGGGGAAGCCAGCCGCCGGAGGATGGGGCCGGCTGCGGTGCCCTCGTCGGCGGAACTGGGAGGCTTGGGATGGCTGGTCGGGACGAACTTCATGACCTTCGCCAACGCGCTCACGAGGCGGGCATCGAGGGCAGCTCGAAGATGAGCGAGCAGCAGCTGCGGGAGGCGTTGAAGAAGGTCGGCAAGGGAGCCGAGCCGATGGTCGCCAAGCAGGAGGCCAAGGGCTACCTGTAGCCGAAGCCGAGGTACGGCCCGGGCGGGGATCCGCTCGGGCCGTACCCGTGCGCGGTTCAGGACTTGGGTCGGGCCCGGCCGGTCGGCCAACTGGCCCGGACCAGGGCGGGCAGTTCCCGGCGGTGCCGGGCCAGCAGGAACGCGGCGAGGACGGCGTACACGACCGCGACGCCGTACCGGACCGCCTGGGTGGGTATCGCGAACTGCACCGCGAAGAGCAGGAACAGCAGCGCCGCCTCGACCCGGGAGATCCGCAGGTCGGCCAGGACGGCGACGCCGAGCAGGGTCTGCGCCGCGGTCAGGTAGAGCTCCTCGGTCTGCCGCGCGTCGAGTTTCAGGCCGGCGAACTCACCGCCGCCGAGGTAGAAGGCGATCGGCAGGCAGGCGATCAGCAGGGTCCACTGGTTGAGTTTCGCCGCCAGCAGCGCGCCCAGCCCGTCGTCGGCCCGGCCGCGCAGCGCGAAGGCGATCGCCACGATCACCTCCGGGGCCTCGGAGGCGACCGGGGCGAGCCACTGGACGAGCAGGAACTCGTCGATGCCGAGCGCGGTACCGGCCTCGACGAGCGACTTGCCGAACGGCTCGGCGGAGCTGAGGATCACCACCGCCGCCGTACCGAAGAGCGCGGCGACGGTCAACCGGCGGCGCGTCGCCGGCTGGCGGGCGAGGGTGGCGGAGACCCCGACCAGCGACTCCTCCGCATGCTCGGTACGCCCGATCCGGGAGAGGTAGAGCCCGAACAGGACGCCCAGGACGATGCTGTCGTACCAGGCGAGCCGGCCGGTCACCGGGATCACCAGGGCGTAGATGGTGGCCACCAGCAGATAGATCGTCTCGGTTCTGCGGTGCCCGGAGAGGCTGACCCCGGTCCGGTCGCCGCGCTGGCCGCGCCGGCGTACCGCCCAGATGGCGGCGAAGACCAGCAGCGGCCAGGCGATCCCGATCAGCAGTCGGTTGGCCCCGGTCATGTTGGCCAGCGCGAAGGCCGCGAATTCCGGGTCGGAGCCGGCGGCGAAGGCGAAGTAGATGTCGATCGCGTACTCCGGGAGGACCGCGACCAGGGCGAGCAGTGCCAGGGCCAGGCTCCCCGGCAGGTCGACCCGGGCCACCTCGGAGGCCCACATCAGCAGGGCCACCGCGGAGAGCACCGCCACCCCGAAGACGGCCATTCCGGCGACCGCCGGCAGGTGGACGCCGGCCAGCCGCATGGCGACGGCCGGGCTGGCCGCCAGCACGGCGAGCCCGACCCGGGTGGCCACGCCCCGAGCGGACACCGTGACATCCAGTCCCACCCGCACGCCGTCACCCCCGCCTGGCATCGAGCCTGCCGGACCCCACGGACGCGAGGGGGCAGAATTGCCGAGATGGTCGGTCCGGTTGTCGGTCCTCCGGCCGAGTGGTGCCGTTCGGGACGGAGCTGTCCAGGATCCCGGAGGGGACAGCCGGGACCGGCCCGGGGACCGGGCCGGTCCCGGCGGCCTACCGGGCGTGAGCGGCGACCGTCACCAGCGCGGTTGCGCGACGTCCTCGACGGTCGCGCCGGCCGGTGGGGCGAACGCGCTGCCGTCGACCTTTCCGGAGTACTTCACCAGCTCGATTGCGGCCTGCTCGCCACTGTCCGTCCGGCCGGCGAAGGAGGCCAGTACGCCGGACTCGGTGACGCAGACGGTGAGCCTGTCGAGGGTTCCCTCGGTGCCGCCCTGCGGGTCGCTGACCCCGGTGACGTCGGCGCAGAGCGTCTCCTGTCCGGCGATCCTGCGCTCGGTGGTCCGCACGTCGGTGTTCGGCACGATCGCGGCGGCGGCGACCAGGCCGAGCGCCAGTTCCGGGGTGACGAAGCCGGGACCGGCGACGGCAGTGACCATGCCGGCCTCCGGGGTGGTCGTGGCGGCGGTGTTCGGACTCTTCTGGCAGGCACCGTCGGAACAGATGATCATGTATTCCGGTGTGTGGACCAGTCGACCGCCCGGGGTGCTCAGCGCCGAGTTGGGCGGCTGCTGGCTGAGGATCACGGTCTCGGTCTCCCGCTGGCCGGCCTCCTCGCCGACGATCCGGTATTCGGCGGTGAACGTGAGTTGGGCGGACCGGCCCAACCGGTCGGCGAAGCTGCCCAGCGTGTTGGCCGTGTCGACCGCGTTCTGCACGGTGTCGACGACGCCACAGCCGGCGCCGAGCAGGACGAGTGCGCAGAGGGCGACGAGGCGCCCGGCGAGGTGGTCACGAGGCGGGGTCATGCCGAGTACTGTGCGGCCGGCGGCGACCGCCGGCCACGCTCCGCGACCGGGACGGCACGAATCCGGGAGATCCGTCGCCACTGCCGACGGTCCCAGCCGTACCGCCGCCAGGTGAGGTACCTTGAGGGCCTCGTTCGTGGCGACCAGAGGAGGTGGGACCGATTTCCGTGTCGATCGGCCGGGCGCTCCCGTCCTCCGGACCGGTGCCCTCCCCGGGGCACGTCGGGCCGCGCTAGCCGGGAGAGCGCCCGCAGGCGTTCCGAAGGGCTACCCGTTGTCAGCACCCATCTCCGGTCCCGTCTCCACACCGGACGGCGCGGACGTCGTCCGTCGGCTCCGGGCCGCCGGCTGTGTCTTCGCCGAGGACGAGGCCGAACTTCTGAGTACTGCCGCCCGGAGCCCGACCGAACTG from Plantactinospora sp. BC1 carries:
- a CDS encoding cytochrome P450, coding for MSPRPSLLADNTLRLAVEGYGWLPNLRRRQQAEVVQTRLLGQPAVALRGPEAARFFYDEEHVRRHGAIPGPVQDTLFGRRAVHTLDGADHRHRKAIFTSLLTPDAITTLQGYAGTAWDETVDRWPSWQPVVLFEEVSRVLTRAVCRWVGVPVAEPEVAPLAADMVALVDGFGSLGPRHWRARQARGRRERWLAELVEQVRQGRRAVDAGSAFEVITHYRGADGEQLDPRLAAVEILNLVRPTVAVCWFVSFAAHALHRWPDLRERLRSGSSEYVTAFGHEVRRFYPFAPFVAGHAVRDLSWRDVPIPAGSLVMLDLYGQNHDPQLWPDPYVFDPERFLGREIGAFELVPQGGGDPRTGHRCPGETTTVALLDVLTSRLAELDYQVPEQDLRISLSRVPTRPRSGFVLVRG
- a CDS encoding sodium:proton exchanger, with protein sequence MSARGVATRVGLAVLAASPAVAMRLAGVHLPAVAGMAVFGVAVLSAVALLMWASEVARVDLPGSLALALLALVAVLPEYAIDIYFAFAAGSDPEFAAFALANMTGANRLLIGIAWPLLVFAAIWAVRRRGQRGDRTGVSLSGHRRTETIYLLVATIYALVIPVTGRLAWYDSIVLGVLFGLYLSRIGRTEHAEESLVGVSATLARQPATRRRLTVAALFGTAAVVILSSAEPFGKSLVEAGTALGIDEFLLVQWLAPVASEAPEVIVAIAFALRGRADDGLGALLAAKLNQWTLLIACLPIAFYLGGGEFAGLKLDARQTEELYLTAAQTLLGVAVLADLRISRVEAALLFLLFAVQFAIPTQAVRYGVAVVYAVLAAFLLARHRRELPALVRASWPTGRARPKS
- a CDS encoding YbaB/EbfC family nucleoid-associated protein; protein product: MRGDPEGMLVDWQRRVEQQTALTTELSQRMEQNRATVESRGGEAVVTVDSSGGMAELRLSNQAMRLSADELASIILDTSRRAQAKMAQQMVAVVSSLYGAGSETASFIGGAYTKQFPEPPEDEERDHR
- a CDS encoding type VII secretion target — protein: MSDIRLSTAEVRKHAQMVEEAGRMCGEAAAGAEYVSLHDEVYGVLCSPLFLPIIDPLSDYALTEIRNGADATTHLAELLRALADNVDITDGAAATRIKEAGGR
- a CDS encoding DUF952 domain-containing protein — translated: MIFHIAEASDWAAAQESGDYRVSTRGRSLADEGFIHASRRGQVLGVAEAAYADAGPLLLLHIDPDRLVSPVRDDEVEPGIFFPHIYGPINLDAVVAVAPLERTVDGRFVMPPG
- a CDS encoding DUF6346 domain-containing protein, yielding MEPLDDRIAKRLAEIKEQERELDRKEAERNADVPALGAQVVQRKAGFLSSLLFTLGVLALAAGLLGVGVTLGRMSANDMADADREGEATVSSCVERGPVTNRGFGYWESCQVKVVWEGTEIEGMTIGVVFNSADIGKTVRVGDLGYNRSSRQLARADVAPRPWLEWIGYGFGALAMLPTLVGVLLMREVLRFRRKR
- a CDS encoding class I SAM-dependent methyltransferase; the encoded protein is MSQQYDSIGELYERAKHLPIGQAEESTLRSALPDLAGRSVLDVGSGTGFYPRLFSRLGAVRVIGVDASPEMVAHARRVEADDPLGISYQVHDAAALPKLGEFDVVTAVWLLGYAPGEAALDGMLGQLVANLAPGGTLLVLVPNPDLDWARLDIFPRYGITATKTAPSHGRQGYAVHIDGEPPIDFEGFSWPPGVIEAALHRAGLADVRRHPPVVAAELLAERGPDYWTDLLANPTFAVFTAVRPG